A region from the Catellatospora sp. TT07R-123 genome encodes:
- a CDS encoding Clp protease N-terminal domain-containing protein: MLERFTTAARSTVLAARAEARQLGHPQIGTEHLLLAMLHPDAGTAYDVLSAAGLDHARVTAAVTRLVGTVQPFGPADTAALEAIGIDLEAVRARLEETFGPGALDPAPPPPRRGLFGRRRAEPRTGRFGPRAKVVLELALREALRLRHNHIGTEHLLLGIIREEKGLAAKVITDAGIDLRDLRRDTEAAIGGHDNPA, encoded by the coding sequence ATGCTCGAACGATTCACCACCGCCGCCCGCAGCACCGTGCTCGCCGCCCGTGCCGAGGCCCGCCAGCTCGGCCATCCCCAGATCGGCACCGAGCACCTGCTGCTGGCCATGCTGCACCCCGACGCGGGCACCGCCTACGACGTCCTCTCCGCCGCGGGCCTCGACCACGCCCGCGTCACCGCGGCCGTCACCCGCCTCGTCGGCACCGTTCAGCCCTTCGGCCCCGCCGACACCGCAGCCCTCGAAGCCATCGGCATCGACCTCGAAGCCGTACGCGCCAGACTCGAAGAGACCTTTGGACCCGGCGCCCTCGACCCCGCCCCGCCGCCACCGCGCCGCGGTCTGTTCGGCCGCCGCCGCGCCGAACCCCGCACCGGCCGCTTCGGCCCCCGCGCCAAGGTCGTGCTCGAACTCGCCCTGCGCGAAGCCCTCCGGCTCCGCCACAACCACATCGGCACCGAACACCTGCTCCTCGGCATCATCCGCGAAGAGAAGGGCCTCGCCGCCAAGGTCATCACCGACGCCGGGATCGACCTGCGCGACCT
- a CDS encoding HTH domain-containing protein, translated as MSDATKLAAAAGSPDPGTGLRAVLALRRLLETLEILQVGNARKHGWSWQDIADALEVSRQAVHKKHAGRWPDTDRRDA; from the coding sequence ATGAGCGACGCCACCAAACTGGCAGCCGCCGCAGGCAGCCCGGACCCCGGAACCGGGCTGCGTGCGGTCCTCGCCCTACGCCGCCTGCTGGAGACCCTTGAGATCCTCCAGGTCGGCAACGCCCGCAAACACGGCTGGTCCTGGCAGGACATAGCCGACGCCCTCGAGGTCAGCCGCCAGGCCGTGCACAAGAAGCACGCCGGACGCTGGCCCGACACCGACCGACGGGACGCCTGA
- a CDS encoding glycosyltransferase family 39 protein — protein sequence MKLALPGRPRLSLSRLRLPPMQPPRLRTLVDLGLWAVVAGVVFFTFQYRLQHSPGQTVDNDDGIYWQTALALADGHRPYSEVFHAQPPLFAWLLAVPFRDHPGDVAAGAHAGRWLMVAFTLLLVAAVAGIAATVRGPRAGMLAALGVAAIPLVQRYSYQFGADLPTAALGGMALLCAMRARIAGRRRARWWWLGAGMMLALATMVKLVAIVFVPALLVAWLVSRPLPDPDPDLAQDALARWRAQAAAWARRTAAAGAWMALGFAAAVAAVLAWLRPPRQSWDQVFGFHITAAEQPATHDVYRFVTSGGPWSMPLLIATGIAALVAVCWPAGAVRRTGVLALVLWAAAVVPFEQLHHPTFKHHLLMFMAAWAGVLAVAVASLWSGLRLRRLGVLTAAVVLAGAWACVWQARHWEVGPYAAPTAVEACVQRLPRDLTVVTDDQGMISRAGLRTAPWLADTSHVRLDSGRLSDAEVIAAARGADAVFLSTGRLKKRPKAVTWIREHYPVLYRSGKYELYVHDRDLVSWCVGKVGTPEQVLPKPKPTAPPATTGTGRTGTGT from the coding sequence ATGAAATTGGCCCTGCCCGGCCGCCCCCGCCTGAGCCTGTCCCGCCTCCGGTTGCCCCCGATGCAGCCCCCGCGGCTGCGCACGCTCGTCGACCTCGGCCTGTGGGCGGTGGTGGCCGGGGTCGTGTTCTTCACCTTCCAGTACCGGCTGCAGCACTCCCCCGGCCAGACCGTCGACAACGACGACGGCATCTACTGGCAGACCGCGCTGGCCCTGGCCGACGGGCACCGGCCGTACTCGGAGGTGTTCCACGCGCAGCCGCCGCTGTTCGCCTGGCTGCTGGCCGTGCCTTTCCGCGACCACCCCGGCGACGTCGCCGCGGGCGCGCACGCGGGCCGCTGGCTGATGGTCGCGTTCACGCTGCTGCTGGTGGCCGCCGTCGCCGGGATCGCGGCCACGGTGCGCGGACCGCGGGCCGGGATGCTGGCCGCGCTCGGCGTCGCGGCGATCCCGCTGGTCCAGCGGTACAGCTACCAGTTCGGGGCGGACCTGCCGACCGCGGCGCTGGGCGGGATGGCGCTGCTGTGCGCCATGCGGGCCAGGATCGCCGGACGGCGCCGGGCCCGCTGGTGGTGGCTGGGCGCGGGCATGATGCTGGCGCTGGCCACCATGGTGAAACTGGTCGCGATCGTGTTCGTGCCGGCCCTGCTGGTGGCGTGGCTGGTGTCGCGGCCGCTGCCCGACCCGGACCCGGACCTGGCGCAGGACGCGCTGGCCCGGTGGCGGGCCCAGGCCGCGGCATGGGCGCGGCGCACCGCCGCGGCGGGCGCCTGGATGGCGCTGGGATTCGCCGCGGCCGTCGCGGCGGTGCTGGCCTGGCTCCGGCCGCCCAGGCAGTCCTGGGATCAGGTGTTCGGGTTCCACATCACCGCCGCCGAGCAGCCCGCGACCCACGACGTGTACCGGTTCGTCACCTCCGGCGGCCCGTGGTCGATGCCGCTGCTGATCGCGACCGGGATCGCCGCGCTGGTCGCGGTGTGCTGGCCCGCCGGGGCGGTACGCCGGACCGGGGTGCTGGCGCTGGTGCTGTGGGCGGCCGCGGTCGTGCCGTTCGAGCAGCTGCACCACCCCACGTTCAAGCACCACCTGCTGATGTTCATGGCGGCGTGGGCGGGGGTGCTGGCGGTGGCGGTGGCCAGCCTGTGGTCGGGGCTGCGGCTGCGCCGCCTCGGGGTGCTGACGGCCGCGGTGGTGCTCGCCGGGGCGTGGGCGTGCGTATGGCAGGCCAGGCACTGGGAGGTGGGTCCGTACGCCGCGCCGACCGCGGTCGAGGCGTGCGTGCAGCGGCTGCCCCGGGACCTGACCGTGGTCACCGACGACCAGGGCATGATCTCGCGGGCGGGGCTGCGTACCGCGCCATGGCTGGCCGACACGTCACACGTACGGCTGGACTCCGGCCGGCTGTCCGATGCGGAGGTGATCGCCGCGGCCCGCGGCGCCGACGCGGTGTTCCTGTCCACCGGACGGCTGAAGAAGCGCCCGAAGGCGGTCACGTGGATCCGCGAGCACTACCCGGTGCTGTACCGCAGCGGCAAGTACGAGCTGTACGTGCACGACCGTGACCTGGTGTCGTGGTGTGTGGGCAAGGTCGGCACGCCGGAGCAGGTGCTGCCGAAGCCGAAGCCGACGGCGCCGCCCGCGACCACCGGCACCGGCCGGACCGGCACGGGGACATGA